Proteins encoded together in one Lathyrus oleraceus cultivar Zhongwan6 chromosome 5, CAAS_Psat_ZW6_1.0, whole genome shotgun sequence window:
- the LOC127083147 gene encoding riboflavin synthase, translating into MAASLFSVTLTTKITSSTHHKSHNSQITHLRFKPSPIRTLLHFEHKPISLRTNAVSVQCLFTGLVEEIGTVKQIGASPDGGFDLKVNAKTVLDGINLGDSIAVNGTCLTVTEFDTKASDFTVGLAPETLRKTSLSELEAGSQVNLERAVTPVTRMGGHFVQGHVDGTGEIVSMVPEGDSLWVKVRVEKEMLKYIVPKGFIAVDGTSLTVVDVFDDEVCFNFMLVAYTQEKIVVPLKKVGQKVNLEVDILGKYVERLLSSGFVSSIAAKVSMS; encoded by the exons ATGGCTGCTTCTTTATTTTCCGTTACCTTAACCACCAAAATCACTTCTTCAACCCACCACAAATCCCATAATTCCCAAATTACCCATCTCCGATTCAAACCTTCCCCTATTCGTACCCTCCTTCACTTCGAACACAAACCAATTAGCCTCCGTACCAACGCCGTCTCAGTCCAATGCCTCTTCACCGGCCTCGTCGAAGAAATCGGCACCGTCAAGCAAATCGGAGCGTCCCCTGACGGCGGTTTCGACTTAAAGGTCAACGCAAAGACAGTTCTCGACGGCATCAATCTCGGCGACAGCATCGCCGTCAACGGCACATGTCTCACCGTGACAGAATTCGACACGAAAGCTTCCGATTTCACCGTCGGTTTAGCCCCGGAGACGCTGCGAAAAACTTCCCTTTCCGAATTGGAAGCCGGATCGCAGGTGAATCTCGAAAGGGCGGTGACTCCGGTTACTCGAATGGGCGGACATTTTGTGCAGGGTCACGTGGATGGCACGGGGGAGATTGTTTCTATGGTTCCTGAAGGGGATTCTCTGTGGGTGAAAGTTAGGGTTGAGAAGGAAATGCTGAAATACATTGTTCCCAAAGGATTTATTGCCGTGGATGGGACTAGTTTGACTGTGGTTGATGTTTTTGATGATGAAGTTTGTTTTAATTTCATGCTGGTTGCTTATACTCAGGAGAAGATTGTTGTTCCTTTGAAGAAAGTTGGTCAGAAGGTGAATCTTGAAGTTGATATTCTTGGGAAGTATGTGGAGAGGCTTCTCAGTAGCGGGTTTGTTTCCTCCATTGCAGCAAAG GTATCGATGTCTTGA